A single window of Fusobacterium sp. JB019 DNA harbors:
- a CDS encoding adenylosuccinate synthase, with translation MVKAIVGACWGDEGKGKITDILATSADIVIRFQGGSNAGHTIINDYGKFALHQMPSGVFNKNTVNIIGTGVAFNVPYFVKEMNYLKENGVPTPKILISDRVQLLMPYHILLDSYEEARLADKQFGSTKSGIAPFYSDKYAKIGIQISHLFDEEVLRDRINNACEIKNVLIKHLYNKPLLNAEEIFNEVIQYRDLVAPYVVNTTEYLHKAVKEGKEILLEGQLGALKDPDHGIFPMTTSSSTLAGFGAIGACLPPHSIKKVYTVAKAYSSAVGEGAFVSEIFGDEAQELRVRGGDAGEFGATTGRPRRMGWFDCVATRYGCILQGTTDVAFTAIDVLSYLDEIPVCIGYEINGEVTREFPVTSLLEKAKPVYKVLPGWKTDIRGINNYDELPDNAKNYVEFIEKELGFPVTIVSNGPKRHEIMYR, from the coding sequence ATGGTAAAAGCTATTGTAGGTGCATGTTGGGGAGACGAAGGAAAAGGGAAAATAACTGATATTCTTGCTACTAGTGCAGATATTGTTATTCGTTTTCAAGGAGGAAGTAACGCTGGTCATACAATTATAAATGATTATGGTAAGTTCGCTCTTCATCAAATGCCTAGTGGTGTTTTTAACAAAAATACAGTAAATATTATTGGGACTGGAGTTGCCTTTAATGTTCCTTATTTTGTAAAAGAAATGAATTATTTAAAAGAAAATGGTGTTCCAACTCCAAAAATTTTAATTTCTGATAGGGTTCAACTTCTTATGCCTTATCATATTTTATTAGATTCTTATGAAGAAGCTCGTCTTGCAGACAAACAATTCGGATCAACTAAATCTGGAATTGCTCCTTTCTATTCTGATAAATATGCTAAAATAGGAATTCAAATTTCTCATTTATTTGATGAAGAAGTTTTAAGAGATAGAATCAATAATGCTTGTGAAATTAAAAATGTTTTAATCAAACATTTATATAACAAACCTCTTCTTAATGCTGAAGAAATATTCAATGAAGTAATCCAATATAGAGATTTAGTTGCTCCTTATGTTGTAAATACTACTGAATATCTTCACAAAGCTGTTAAAGAAGGAAAAGAAATTTTACTTGAGGGTCAATTAGGAGCTTTAAAAGATCCTGATCATGGAATTTTCCCTATGACTACTTCATCTTCTACTTTAGCAGGATTTGGAGCAATCGGTGCTTGTTTACCACCTCACTCAATTAAAAAAGTTTATACAGTAGCAAAAGCTTACTCTTCAGCTGTAGGAGAAGGGGCATTTGTTAGTGAAATATTTGGAGATGAAGCTCAAGAGCTTCGTGTTCGTGGAGGAGACGCTGGAGAATTTGGAGCGACTACGGGAAGACCTAGAAGAATGGGATGGTTTGATTGTGTTGCTACTCGTTACGGATGTATATTACAAGGTACAACTGATGTAGCTTTTACTGCTATTGATGTACTTAGCTATCTTGATGAAATCCCTGTATGTATTGGTTATGAAATTAATGGAGAAGTTACTAGAGAATTCCCTGTAACATCTCTTTTAGAAAAAGCTAAACCTGTATATAAAGTTTTACCAGGATGGAAAACTGATATAAGAGGAATTAATAATTATGATGAATTACCTGATAATGCTAAAAATTATGTTGAATTCATAGAAAAAGAATTAGGATTCCCTGTAACAATTGTTTCTAATGGTCCTAAGAGACATGAAATTATGTATAGATAA
- a CDS encoding PLP-dependent aminotransferase family protein, whose product MTKLEFQFDKQSHEKYYIQLYKIFTNKISSGVLKAGSKMPSIRKTALNLKININTVLQAYNLLEQNGYIEKIHGKGSYVKKISDFSLDQKVKPLLDSFKHGQIIKNKIINFSNGTPPSEYFPAAIYQDLSNRIINTYHGDIFSYQDVQGVLSLRKVLADDLEKDDIFVNPEEIIITSGTQQSLDIILKLFKNSSNLTVGLSAPTYPNALNIFSNSCNIKSIDLKNDGWNMEEFEEILKREKIKLVYEVINFQNPTGIKWSDSKKQKLLKLAKKYDFYIIEDDSFSEFYYTDNRPFPLKSFDQVDHERVIYIKTYSKSIMPGLGLALVIPPKKLIEKSIFIKYGLDTNTSGLNQKILELFIKEQYLEEHLTFLRQEFKEKYLYMIKLLSEVPYITVLNIPEGGFFIWILLSQHIKGELFYEKCKESNLSILPGNVFYNDKLSTYKIRLTFVSANLKEIKEGIETIKNILLTCAPPKNNKSKIIL is encoded by the coding sequence ATGACAAAATTAGAGTTTCAATTTGATAAACAGTCTCATGAAAAATATTATATTCAACTATACAAAATATTTACTAATAAAATTTCATCTGGAGTTTTGAAAGCTGGCTCTAAAATGCCTTCTATCAGAAAAACAGCTTTAAATTTAAAAATTAATATCAATACTGTTCTCCAAGCCTATAACCTACTTGAACAAAATGGTTATATTGAAAAAATCCATGGAAAAGGATCTTATGTTAAAAAAATTTCTGATTTTTCTTTGGATCAAAAAGTAAAACCTCTACTTGATAGTTTTAAGCACGGCCAAATTATTAAAAATAAAATAATTAATTTTTCTAATGGAACTCCTCCTTCAGAATATTTTCCTGCTGCTATTTATCAAGATCTTTCAAATAGAATAATTAATACTTATCATGGAGATATATTTTCATACCAAGACGTACAAGGAGTTTTAAGTTTAAGAAAAGTTTTAGCTGATGATTTAGAAAAAGATGATATTTTTGTAAATCCAGAAGAAATTATTATCACTTCTGGAACTCAACAATCATTAGATATAATTCTAAAACTATTTAAAAATTCATCTAACCTAACTGTTGGTCTTTCTGCTCCTACATATCCAAATGCATTAAATATTTTTTCAAACTCTTGTAATATTAAATCAATTGATTTAAAAAATGATGGATGGAACATGGAAGAATTTGAAGAAATATTAAAACGAGAAAAAATAAAATTAGTTTATGAAGTTATTAATTTTCAAAATCCAACTGGTATTAAATGGAGCGACTCTAAAAAACAAAAACTATTAAAATTAGCTAAAAAATATGATTTCTATATAATTGAAGATGATAGTTTTTCAGAATTTTATTATACTGATAATCGTCCTTTTCCTCTAAAAAGTTTTGATCAAGTTGATCACGAAAGAGTTATATATATAAAAACATATTCTAAAAGTATTATGCCTGGTCTTGGATTAGCTTTGGTTATTCCTCCAAAAAAATTGATTGAAAAATCTATTTTCATAAAATATGGATTAGACACTAATACTTCTGGTTTAAATCAAAAAATACTAGAACTTTTTATTAAAGAACAATATTTAGAAGAACATTTAACTTTTCTTAGACAAGAATTTAAAGAAAAATATTTATATATGATTAAACTCTTATCTGAAGTTCCTTATATCACTGTTTTAAATATTCCTGAAGGAGGTTTTTTTATCTGGATATTACTTTCTCAACATATTAAAGGGGAACTTTTTTATGAAAAATGTAAAGAATCTAATCTTTCAATTCTTCCGGGAAATGTTTTTTATAATGATAAACTAAGCACTTATAAAATTCGTTTAACTTTTGTATCTGCTAATTTAAAAGAAATAAAAGAAGGAATTGAAACAATTAAAAATATTCTTTTAACTTGTGCTCCACCTAAAAACAACAAATCTAAAATTATACTATAA
- a CDS encoding radical SAM protein codes for MEKMKFLFGPVPSRRLGRSLGISPIPKKTCNYSCIYCQLGRTNKMTNIRQEFFKIENILNEFKIYLKDSDKFDIITIVGEGEPTLYSQLGNLILELKKLTDKPIAVITNGALFSDENVFKELLNADFVLPSLDAYNEELSKKIDRPHGSISFEKEINGLINFSNTYKGNLWIEIMLIDGFNSDKNSISNFKKLLRKIKYDRLYLNTPVRPPAENFVKTVSKSVMEYASKELGGISIDMLSSGFFFSEIKDSIEAILSIIRRHPMNQFELESFLQSRKIKDISKFIEKIEENNKVNVINYKGIKTYRLK; via the coding sequence ATGGAAAAAATGAAATTTCTTTTCGGGCCTGTACCTTCAAGAAGACTTGGACGTTCTCTAGGAATTAGTCCTATACCTAAAAAAACTTGTAATTATTCTTGCATTTACTGTCAGTTGGGTAGAACCAACAAAATGACTAATATAAGACAAGAATTTTTCAAAATTGAAAATATTTTAAATGAATTTAAAATATATTTAAAAGATTCTGATAAATTTGATATTATTACTATTGTTGGAGAGGGTGAACCTACCCTATACTCTCAATTAGGAAATTTAATTTTAGAATTAAAAAAATTAACAGATAAACCAATTGCTGTTATTACAAATGGAGCTCTGTTTTCAGACGAAAATGTATTCAAAGAATTACTTAATGCTGACTTTGTACTACCTTCATTAGATGCATATAATGAAGAACTTTCTAAAAAAATAGATAGACCCCATGGAAGTATCTCTTTTGAAAAAGAAATTAATGGTCTAATCAATTTTTCAAATACTTATAAAGGAAATTTATGGATAGAAATTATGTTAATTGATGGTTTTAATAGTGATAAAAATTCTATTTCAAATTTTAAAAAACTTTTAAGAAAAATAAAATATGATAGATTATATTTAAATACTCCTGTAAGACCACCTGCTGAAAATTTTGTTAAAACAGTCAGCAAATCCGTTATGGAGTATGCTTCTAAAGAACTTGGAGGAATTTCTATTGATATGCTTAGTTCTGGATTTTTCTTTAGTGAAATTAAAGATTCAATTGAAGCTATTTTAAGTATTATAAGAAGACACCCTATGAATCAATTCGAATTAGAAAGTTTTCTTCAATCAAGAAAAATTAAAGATATTAGTAAATTTATAGAAAAAATAGAAGAAAATAATAAAGTTAACGTTATTAACTATAAAGGTATTAAAACCTATAGATTAAAATAA
- a CDS encoding pyridoxamine kinase has protein sequence MEKIIKKVAAIHDLSGFGRASLTSIIPILSNMGIQVCPLPTAILSTHTGGFKNFSFIDLTNSMPNFINHWKTLGLEFDCIYSGFLGSSKQIDIVSDFIDFFGNNDNLIVVDPVMGDEGSLYNTMEKNIVYKMRNLIHKADIITPNFTELCLLLNKEYNSLISEKEIKSWIFELAKTGPNIIIVTSVPEEKNSLEKFSNVIAYDKKNNVFWKTTCKFIPTSYPGTGDSFTSVLIGSLLQKDSLPMAIDKATNFINQCIRASYGFKYPNREGILLEKMLPILNMPLVNSNYELLENDLK, from the coding sequence ATGGAAAAAATTATTAAAAAAGTTGCTGCAATACATGATTTATCTGGATTTGGAAGAGCTTCTTTAACGAGTATTATACCTATTCTTTCTAATATGGGAATACAAGTTTGCCCTTTACCTACTGCAATACTCTCAACTCATACAGGAGGATTTAAAAATTTTAGTTTTATAGATTTAACTAATAGTATGCCTAACTTTATTAATCATTGGAAAACTTTAGGTCTAGAATTTGATTGTATTTATTCTGGATTTTTAGGATCTTCTAAACAAATAGATATAGTTTCTGACTTTATTGATTTTTTTGGAAATAATGATAACTTAATTGTTGTTGACCCTGTTATGGGAGATGAAGGTAGTTTATATAATACAATGGAGAAAAATATTGTATATAAAATGAGAAATTTAATACACAAAGCTGATATTATAACACCTAATTTTACAGAACTTTGCCTTTTACTAAATAAAGAATATAATTCTCTCATTTCTGAAAAAGAAATAAAATCTTGGATTTTTGAATTAGCTAAGACCGGACCAAACATTATTATTGTAACTAGTGTACCTGAAGAAAAAAATTCTTTAGAAAAATTCTCTAATGTAATTGCGTATGATAAAAAGAATAATGTATTTTGGAAAACTACATGTAAATTTATACCTACCTCTTATCCTGGAACTGGAGATAGCTTTACAAGTGTTCTTATTGGAAGTTTATTACAAAAAGATAGCTTACCTATGGCTATTGATAAAGCAACTAATTTTATTAATCAATGTATTAGAGCTAGCTATGGTTTTAAATATCCAAATAGGGAAGGTATTTTATTAGAAAAAATGTTACCTATATTAAATATGCCTCTTGTTAACAGTAACTATGAGCTTTTAGAAAATGATTTAAAATAA
- the megL gene encoding methionine gamma-lyase has product MHDLKGKGIGTIAIHAGNEKNPFGSLSAPVFQTSTFVFDSTEQGAARFSGKEEGYIYSRLGNPTVALAERKVAALEHGEAAAGMAAGMGAISSTLWTLLKAGDHVIADTTLYGCTFALLNHGLTRFGIEVTFLNTGDLDAVKAAMKENTRVVYLETPANPNLKIADIEALSKIAHENPYTSVIVDNTFASPYNQNPLTLGADIVVHSATKYINGHGDVVAGFAVGPKDVINQIKLVGIKDMTGSVLGPAEANLIVRGLKTFEVRMQRHCENAMTVAKWLEAHPKISKVYYPGLESHEGHEIAKKQMKNFGGMLSFELTGGFEAGKTLLNNVEMFGLAVSLGDTETLIQHPASMTHSTYTKEELAAAGIPEGLVRLSLGLENVEDIIADLEQALGKVK; this is encoded by the coding sequence ATGCACGATTTAAAAGGAAAAGGAATAGGAACAATAGCAATTCATGCAGGAAATGAAAAAAATCCATTTGGATCTTTATCGGCACCTGTATTTCAAACATCTACTTTTGTATTTGATTCTACAGAGCAAGGAGCAGCTAGATTTTCAGGAAAAGAAGAAGGGTATATTTATAGTAGATTAGGAAATCCTACAGTAGCCTTAGCAGAAAGAAAAGTAGCAGCTTTAGAACATGGAGAAGCAGCAGCAGGAATGGCAGCAGGAATGGGTGCAATCTCTTCAACTTTATGGACATTATTAAAAGCAGGAGATCATGTAATAGCAGATACAACATTATATGGGTGTACATTTGCATTACTAAATCATGGATTAACTAGATTTGGAATCGAAGTAACATTTTTAAATACAGGAGATTTAGATGCAGTAAAGGCAGCTATGAAAGAAAATACTAGAGTAGTTTATTTGGAAACACCAGCAAATCCCAATTTAAAAATAGCAGATATAGAAGCATTATCTAAAATAGCTCATGAAAACCCATATACAAGTGTAATAGTAGATAATACATTTGCTTCTCCATATAATCAAAATCCACTAACTTTAGGGGCAGATATAGTCGTTCATTCAGCAACAAAATATATAAATGGACATGGAGACGTAGTTGCAGGTTTTGCAGTGGGACCAAAAGATGTAATTAATCAAATAAAATTAGTAGGAATTAAAGATATGACAGGTTCTGTATTGGGACCAGCAGAAGCAAATTTAATAGTAAGAGGATTAAAAACATTTGAAGTAAGAATGCAAAGACATTGTGAAAATGCAATGACAGTAGCAAAATGGTTAGAAGCGCATCCTAAAATTTCAAAAGTATATTATCCAGGACTAGAATCTCATGAAGGACATGAAATTGCAAAAAAACAAATGAAAAATTTTGGTGGTATGTTATCATTTGAATTAACAGGTGGATTTGAAGCAGGAAAAACATTATTAAATAATGTTGAAATGTTTGGATTAGCTGTTTCATTAGGAGATACAGAAACTTTAATTCAACATCCAGCATCAATGACTCATTCGACTTATACTAAAGAAGAACTAGCAGCAGCAGGAATTCCAGAAGGGTTAGTAAGATTATCTTTAGGATTAGAAAATGTTGAAGATATAATTGCTGATTTAGAGCAAGCTTTAGGAAAAGTAAAATAA